In Terriglobia bacterium, the DNA window CCGTCCGCCAAAACCCTGGCTCCGAACGCATCCTTCAAAACTTGCCGGGGCGTAATCGGCGAGATGACGAGACCGCCCTCTTCAAGAAAATCCTTAATCATTTTCCACGCCAGCTCGAAAGAATACTCAAATCGTTGAACGACTCCTTCCTTTTCGAGAAGAGTGAGCGCCGATGAACCATCTTCAAGCGCCTGACTGAGCAGCAAGTATGCTCTCTCGAAATTCTGAAATCGCTGCTTCCAGCGCACATCCGGATTCGACATAACGCAGAGTTTAGCAGACTCTGTTTTAGCCACATTGTGCAGGAGCGCGTTGGGCGGTTGGCCTGGACAGAAGGAGATACGTGCCGAAAGAGACCGCGAACCCCACGAACCATGCGTAGTCGTAGAGCGGCCGCAGCACCGGAACCACCAGGCCAATCCAGGCTGCGGCACAGCCGAGCAGTGTTGCGGCAACGCCGCTCCAGCGCCATCGTTCGTAGATGCCGTCTTCGCGATAGAGATCGTCGACAACGAGTTCGCTTTGCCGGAGGATCCAATAATCGGCGATCAGGACGCCGGCAATCGAGCCTAATCCGCCGGAGTAGCCGAGCAGCCAGTCGTAGATATATCCGGATGGATCGGCGAGCAGCTTCCATGGTTGCAGGGCAATTCCGATGATGCCCGTGAGCAGCCCTCCTCGCCTGAAAGTGATGAATCGCGGAAACGCATTCGCGAAATCGTTCGCGGGAGACACGACGTTCGCTGCAATGTTCACGGAAAGAGTCGCCACAACGACGGTGAACATCGAAATCGCAACAATCGCCGGCTGCGTGAATTTTCCGACAAGTTCGACCGGATCCCAGATTGCCTTGCCGTAAATGATCGCGCTGGCGCTCGTGATAATGACGCCCATCGCCGCAAAGACCGTCATCGTTGTCGGAAGCGCGACCACCTGACCGACAGCCTGCTCGCGCTGG includes these proteins:
- a CDS encoding nucleotidyltransferase substrate binding protein, coding for MSNPDVRWKQRFQNFERAYLLLSQALEDGSSALTLLEKEGVVQRFEYSFELAWKMIKDFLEEGGLVISPITPRQVLKDAFGARVLADGKVWIDMLDHRNLLSHTYDSVVFEEAVDAIAQRYLPAMRTLYKSFSAKSST